Within Coffea arabica cultivar ET-39 chromosome 4e, Coffea Arabica ET-39 HiFi, whole genome shotgun sequence, the genomic segment aggtttctctcttgttttctaacTAAATAGGCAAGGAATCAAGGATAGGAATGGAGttgttttctctcccttttctcaCCAAATTTCATCTAGCCCAAGAAGCTTAGTGAAGAAGATTATTTTGTGGTCAAATGGAAGCTTAATAAGGATAAAGATCAAGCTTTAGTCTTGGTCAAACTTGGTGACTTACTGACAAATggcaaatcaagatgtaatcctTATCTAGTTGTCTTCCATTCACCAAAATATCCATCccatctctaattatctcttaacaccttgtaacaTAATATTTATTTTACCCAAAACTCCCTCTAATCCTCCAAATTTATGATACGCACCTCACTAGTCGATCACATTAGTATTATGCACTATGAGACTTAACATGCATCAAATGAAACATGCACcaagtaaaataagaaaataggtcaaaatcatgattcaattaataaaataaccaaGAATTCAAGGCAAGTAaatgaaaatcaaaggaaataTGTAACTAACTGCTAGGTCACAACACAACTTGTTAATATCTATAAGTgagcaaaaatgaacaaaaccttttttttttcttggtcaaagcTAGGGTTTGAAATCTTGCATgttaaaatctctttctttccaTAAATATGTCATACCACAAAATGTTAGGCAatcaattaaaagaaacaataaggTACAACAGTCCATTATCATTCACTATATTTACAAGCAAGTAAGCCAAAATGAAAGGTATGAAAATTTTGGATCCTCACATTACGTAGTATCTTTATATGCTTTCTCTCTTTACTACCCTCTTGAGGTATGATAATATCCATCACTTTTACAAATATACTTCTAATTTTCCTGCATATCTCCTTGGTGATGCAATGTACTTGTAGTTCCCAATTCCAAATCCATAGGAGTGGTATAATGAAGGCAGATGGGTCTCTGTCTATGCCTGCTTCCCACCTTTTGAGAGTCAAAATTTGATTGTCAATTAGGTATGGCTTTCCCATTAGGACCCTTGGAAGATTTGCCTCCTCTATCAAAGTGAACTGGAAAGGTCCTATTTCCACTACTTCTAGTTTCTTTGGGTAAATTCCATAGGTGGTTTGTGACATTCTTGAGTTTTGCCACTTTCTCACCAAATACCTTCCCATATAAGCTTTGCTTTCATTTCTCAAGCCTCTTATTAGATCTTCCCCTGCCATCTGAACTTTGCTTCACTCTTTGTTGACAATGTGAAtcttttttgaaaactttagcTAGTTCATCCGTCATGATGATCAAGGGACTAAGTGGAGTTCCTAGAACTTAATCAGTGGATTGAATAGATCCTTCACAAATCTACAAAAGAAGATAGCACAAAGAAGTTAATTCAATACTCCAACAAAAATGGTAACAGAAAAGGCTGGAAAGCTATGAATAGAATAAAACCTctttcttcatcttttttttttgccttttgtttttggtgttaAGGTTTGGGTGGGTCAGCGAATAATGGTCAGGGAGTGATGCGTATGGGTTagtgattttggttttgtttgttttttagtGGTTTGAAGTAGGGCTGCAAATGAATCGGTTCGAGTCAAAGTTCGACTCGAGTTTGGTCAAACTCGAACTCAAGCGGCTCGTTTACGAagcgagtcgagctcgagccatcTGAGCTTAGGCTCATTAGCTCGTCATGCTGCTCGACGAGCTTTATGAAATTACAAAAATACCCCTATTTGTATAACTAATTACTAAGTTGGTATTCAAGAATTAGTGGCTCAGAGCAAAAGTTTAATTTCCACAAATTGAATTCCATTTCTAATTGCTTCTCCCGTATCTCTCTTTCGGTCTTTCCTTCACAATTTCTCACACAAACCCTAGCCACCACCGCCACGAGTGCACCAGAGCCACCACTGCCACCGCCACCCTTCAGGCCTCAATCAATTACTAACACTTTAGGGTTACGAATTCTGACATTCTTGGAAACCTTCTTCCTCTCGAAGCTGCGGATGTTAAAATTTCGGGAGTAGTCCCGCCTGCAATTCAACTTCTTCTCAGACAAGGTTAATCACtttctttgtcttagctttttcgTTTTAAAGTTAATCGCCTGCAATTCGACTTCTTCTCCTCGCTttattgaagttttttttttaaaaaaaaaattcctcacTTTattgttctctctctctctctggaaTCATTTGAACAAATGGATGCTTTGATCTATTTATTTGAAGCCCATTTAGTTCTTTTCCTGCTCtatatgtattttttttggttatttattgGTGCTGTTGTAagaactcatgtttttattcttaatttagtttattttatgattattttgccctagtgttatttaattttacaatttttgcatgaattttCTTAAATTAAGCTTTTATCCCGCGTGTCGAAAGTTTCTCGCAAGTCGCACCGGcgcgactaattggagatttgaggatttaatacTAGGCTAGTATGTATGAGTAATTGTAGTGCTAGAGGAACTACCTTGGAGGGTTAGTAGTTAAGTGtatcaaacaagaaagaaagtggtAGTGCACAACACTATTTGGCCACTATTAAGAGTAGACTTTTGGTACAACTTTAAGTTAGCTTCTTCAACACATTTCTTCCACAAAGATTCAAAACCAAGaaaccctctctctctccctcattTCAGTCGAACCCAAGGAGGAACAAGGGGAAGAGAAAACTTCATGTTCTAGCTTGCATCTTGCTTGCAAATCCTCAACCAAACCACACAACACTTGGAGTTTCACTCTAGCTTGAAGAAAGGTGCCATCTTGTGGAGTTGCTTGGTGAAAAATTGGAGGAAACCCTCACTTACTACTAGGGTTTAAAGCTTGGAGAGGGTAACTATTTCATCTCCTTTAGCCTTTCAAATTTTGCTAAGATTAGAGCTTGGATTTCATGGGTTCGAAACCCTAATCAAGTTTATAGGTTAGCAGACTTGAGGAAACTTTTATCTTGCTTTAAATCCTAGGCTAGCGGTCTTGAGGAGGCctttaggtagctgacttgaggtcTTATTGCTTGATTGTTGTTGTTTATGTGGTGAGTGATATGACACTACAAGAAAATCAGGCTTTTGTGACAATCAAATGTTGTcattaaaaatcaaaaagtcGTCATTATAAAGAGACATTGACGACTTTTTCTGTTGTCACGTGGTTGTCACAAATTCTATGTCACAAATGAGTCCATGTGACAACTTTAGACAAGTCGTCACAAAATCATATTATTCTATGACAAAGAAAAACTCGTCACTAACTAAAAccattttgtgacgacttttcttGTCATTGCTTCACCTGTATTTTTGTCATAGATAATgtaaaagtcgtcacaaatttCATATCTACAATGATGACTTTTACATGTCACTTATAATCCTGTTCATTAGTGACAAGAATTGTTGTCATTGGTTGAACTTGTAGCTAGTGACAACCTTTCTTGATGTAGTCACTGAACTTTGTTTAAAATGTTTGAAATTTGTCATAAAAAGCCTACTTCTATTGCATTTTCAACAACCATAGCAGAAAATTGTGGCTCGTCTAATGCAAAAAAGATAGTAATTAATGTACAATGAACACTCAAATATATATGGTTATAAACATctctaaattcatcaaaacacaCATTAACCAAAATGGGTTCCAAAGCCCACATTAGTTCAAGTACTAACAACCATTATCCATCCAAACAATAGAGTACTAAGTTCACATCAGTTCAACTAGTAACGGCCATTACGCATCCAAAAAAACAAAGTACTCTTTCCAAACAAAAATATAGACTAAAGTAGCAATTTGTGTCAAACTGAAGTCATCTTCATGAGCATATCCAAAAGCCAACCTTTTTCATCTCCTCAAGAGCATTTAATAGCATTGTACTGCATTGAAAGAAAAGTATCATACGCATTAGAATCGATTTCAGTCAAAAAATATGCCATTACAAGCATACActattgaatttgaatgaaTAGTCATACTgaacaaaaatccaattaagtCAATATGATAAGAGATAAAAGAATCAGTCAAACAACCGAAACATACTAATTAGAATATAGATAAAATCTACCCAAAGTACCTCGTTAGAGATCAATAAAGTCAAGTTTATTTCAATTCTACTATTAAGGGTTATTTCAACCAAAATTAACTTGATATAATTGACAAATTAAGCTTAAAGAGTGGCTTAAGCTTTTGAACTTGATATAAAAAACTCAAAGGGAACTTGATGTACAAAGGAACCAAAAAAAAGTGCAACAAAAACAAGTGCTTACCCAAGGATATGATGACGAAGGATATCAAAGTACCAAGTGCTCCAAACAGCATTATAGTAATGAAATTGTGAAAGAATTGCTTCTTTTTAACCTGGAACTTGATAATTAAGGGGAATGAAAATTGATCCCAAATCAGCCCTGTGCAAAAAACGTCCCTTAAGAAACTAGACTTCGGCAAAGTTTGTCATTTGCCTGCTATCTAAGCAAATTAATTTACTAAAATTCATGCTCCCAGCAAAACCAAGGCCTAATTATGCTGAATCTCAggttatttttttctttcgagctttttcctctttttagaACCCTATATCCATGTAGGGAAGAAAATGGTTCAGTAAATTTACTACATACCCAGCATTGAAAATGATCGGAGGAAGTagataaataaagaaaagatcTTCACTGAAAACCAACACATGCGAGCTTGTTCCTCCACTAATTAGTAGAATAACCATCACAAAATTGTCTCCAGTCCTTGAAAATAAATGAACAAATGATTGCATGTCAAATCTCTGgcaaaatttacaaaataaaaacatgGAACTCAAGTGTATTTATCTTTGGTATCATACCATCTTTGGTAGCATATTACTAGAAAACTTATCCAATTATTCTCATAATCAGATTGAAGAATTCAAAAATTCACATTTGATATCTAGAAATCAACCACTCAATATTTATGGATTAGCGCTTCAATATACAAATGCAAGGAATTCATAGAGAATCTAGGATGCCAAGAACGAGCAAATTATATCTCTGCCTTATGACAAGAATAAAAATCCTTACTTTGCAATCTCCTGATTATCCTTGCCAAACTGCTCAGCTACAAACTTGATAAAATCTCTAGCATAACTATTCTCAAAACAAGTAATATCAAGCCTATTCCTGGGCAAGAAATACGAATCCTTAAAGTATTCTTTATTGTATACGAATCCTCAAGATTTACCTCAATCGACCTACATTTGAtagaaaatatcaaaattagatGGAAAAATTTGAGATTATTTACCTCAAATTATGCGGTGACAACCTTAGCTCTTGTTTTTCTCAAGATTCagtcttctattttttttaaaataggcAATAGGAACTTAGCCCACAAGCCAAACGAGCATGATGACAATTTTCAGGAAATGATAATTCTAAAACAGGGAGTAGTATTTATCAGAATACAAGAGTTCCAAGGAAATTAAAAAACCAAAACTAAGTACTGCAAAGCAAACAAAATCATTCACGAGCAGAGCCGAGCAGAGCAGGGAAATGATTTAAATAACTTCCAGATAGATAACAATTCTACTCAAGTCCTATCAAAATAAGCAACGATGTATCAAGAAAGCAAAGGGGGAGATCCTCTCCTCCTCAGAACCTAAGCTTGGTAAAGAACCAGAAGTTTTTACTGGTCTTGAACCTCTCCTCGAAGCGGGTCTTGGACTTCTTGGCAGTACTGCAAAGCAAACAAAATCATTCACGAGCAGAGCCAAGCAGAGCAGGGAAATGATTTAAATAACTTCTAGATAGATAACAATTCTGATTAAGTCCTATCAAAATAAGCAATGATGTATAAAGAAAGCAAATGAGAGATCCTCTCCTCCTCAGAACCTAAGCTTGGTAAAGAACCAACGGTTTTTTCCGATCTTGAACCTCTCCTCGAAGCGGGTCTTGGCCTCCTTGGCAGTGGTGACCTTCTTGTCGCGGGACTGGAGGCGGTCGGAGGTGATGATGTCCTTGAGATCGACGTCGAGGGTGTAGTGGGTGGGCATGATGTGGTTGTACTTGACGAGCTTGATGAAGCACTTGACCCTGGACTTCTTGGCTTGCTTCTTGGCGGAGTCCTTCCGGATGACCTTTTTAGGGTACTTGGAGATTCC encodes:
- the LOC113742999 gene encoding large ribosomal subunit protein eL27x-like, whose protein sequence is MVKFLKQNKAVILGRYAGRKGVIVRSFDDGTRDRPYGHCLVAGISKYPKKVIRKDSAKKQAKKSRVKCFIKLVKYNHIMPTHYTLDVDLKDIITSDRLQSRDKKVTTAKEAKTRFEERFKIGKNRWFFTKLRF